AGTCCAGCGCCCTCGAAACACAGCGCCAGCTCTGACCGCTCCACCCTTTCCACTCCCAAAAAGGTGCCGCCGCcgcagacatttttttaatagaagCATGACATTGTTGACATTGCTCACCAGCCTTGTGTGGAAACactaaatgttttgcttttttccaACAAACAGGAGGTCAGAAAGCAGCGGTCGGGGAGGTCACTGAACGAAGACAGCAGAGACGAGAGCGCAGACAAGAAACGTGGCATGTTCTTCTCGTGGTCTCGCAACAGGAGCTTTGGGAAGGGCCCAAAGAAGAAGGAAATCGGAGACATTAACCTCGGTGAGAAATTAATGAACGAACGCCTTCAGTTTTACCACTTTTGCAGTACAGAAAGTTTCAAAGTGTTGGTGTGTCCTCGAACAAGACATCAAATTACTGCCAGCTCCAGAGTTGCCATGAGATACATGTGGGGGAGGCATGTAGAAACACAGCTGCCCTGCAGTGATCAaagaattacacacacacaaaactggtAGAGTGGCAAAAACATACTTGTTGCAACTCTGACATTCTGACACACTGCCAGGCAGTATTTTAAAGGTGGATATCAAAAGGAGGTTTATATGGTGATTTTAAAGGTTGCAGATTTCTACACGAGTAAGGATCATTCCTAAGTGTCTTGTTTGTACATATCCTCtgatataaaaacattcagtcaaAAATCAGGCATAGTTATCGAAGCTCTCACTCACTGTGGCTGCCCTTAAATCTAACGAAACGCCTGCTGTTTACTCGCAGATACCTCGCTCGATGACACACCTTTTTTCCTGCCAAGATTTTGTGGCAATAAAActacagccataaaaaaaaaacgttgttaTTAGTCACGTTATAGCTCGACGCTGCCTTCGTGTCATTTGATGTGAGTGGCGTGCAAATGCCTGAAGTCGTCATCGTCTGTGCTCTTTTTGTGCAGACTACTGGGGCAGTAATGGGCGGAGGGAGTCCCAGGGCTCCTTGTCGTCCGGTACCAGTCTGGAGATGGCCACTTCCTGTTCTGCTGGCAAGATTGAGGTAAGATTCCTCTGGACagatcaccatggcaacacagaGTCCAGTGTCTGGTGAAGCTATCATAATAGGCTAgagttgtttattattttatttttttacttgtcAGCCCactcattttttgtttgtggaTGGAAAGTGTAGCCACAGCTACAGCTGAACTGATGTATACTCAACTACATCCTCCTTGTTGAATGAAGCcttcaatttttttttggatcatGTCCATAGTCTGACAATCGCCACTCAGTCGGAGTATGGGAACGCTCCTCCAAACACTGCAGCGTGATGCTTCCAGACGGTTCCTGCTCTTCCATCACTCTCCGTCCCGGCGCCTCCATAAGGGAAGTCCTCCAAGACCTCTGCCACGGCATCAGCGTCAACATCGCTGCCGCTGACCTCTTCCTGGTGGGAGGGGAGAAGGTGAGGGGGGGGGAGGCGGACGCCGCCAACAAATCACTGACAAAACGCTAAGAACATCTGCTGCTAATACACGAGGAAGCAGAGCAGTGCCGCGAGCGCCTCTCGAACGACTCGTCTCAAGCCTCTGTTTATTATAAATCAGGCTTTGGTAAATACACCATGACCGCACGCAGCAAACATGCGTTACGTTGCGAGGACTCATTGTTGGAgcttaaatgaaaaaagatgaatccGACCAAAGTGAATTGAAGAGATTAGAGTGAAGAATGCGTCTTTAGGCGACTCTATGAAGATGCCACAGTGTGTCGTGTTTGTTATGTGttgctaatgtgtttttttcctctcacagcCTTTAGTGTTGGACCAAGACTGCATGACCCTCAGCTCACGAGACTTGAGACTGGAGAAGCGGACTTTGTTTAGGTACGAATAATTGATCATAAAAATGCATGAATTTTTCTCTGAATATCACATTTTCTGAATGTTAGACATTCACGTGCTCTCTGCTCTTAGATTGGACCTGGTACCCATTAACCGCTCCGTGGGACTGAAAGCCAAACCTACCAAACCAGTCACTGAGGTCCTGCGTCCCGTGGTGGCCAAATACGGCCTCCACCTCAGCGATCTTGTGGCCAAAATAGTAAGTCGTCCCCCCGCTGGGTTGCTACAATACCTTAAGCTGTTTGAAGCTCCTGTGTGTCCTCGGAGCGCACgcactgtacagtgtgtgtgacactgtcACAGGGTGGAGTATCATGGTCAGGGGAGGGAAGCGACCGCATCCTTTTCCATCTCTACACGGTGGTTAGCGCTCTGACTCAGCCCAGCCTCCGAAGATGGAGCACCAAGGCTATAATTAAGAATGACGACACTCCTCAAACATGCCGACTCCTTACTCCTCCCCTAAACCCCTGCcagatgatttattttagtcCTGTGGGTTTCCAGGCATTATAACCGTATTATACAGTACCAAAGCTGAGAGATGGTTTATGAATTAAGCCGAGGCTTGTGaactcaaacagacaaaaacaaacacatcgaGCCTCCTGCACGACAGGTGTCGATGCTAACATGAAAttatgctttgttttgttttttagagcGGAGAAACCAAACCTTTGGACCTGGGTGCCCCCATATCGAGTTTGGATGGCCTGCGAGTTGTGTTGGAGCGGGCGGACCCAGCTTCAGGCAAAGGTAACGCCAATAAATCtaacaaaatgacaaataataagAACCTATCTTTGGATCTGAACCTGCAAACTAATGTGTCCTTACACCAGTTTGCAGAAATTTTAACTGCCACTTGTAAATCACGTCCACCTCTGTTATTCCGCTGATTAACATATTCAAGTGTCGCAGCACGTCTCTCGTGTCCTCACCTACCCTCTTGTCTCACTCTTCTCTCCCCTCATAAATTTCTCCAACCTGATGAATTTTTCATGTGCTATCTCTCCTTCTCAAACAGACAAATCCAAGTCTTCCTCCCTAAAAGGCCACCCTCCGACCAGGAGTTTCTCTGCCACGGTGAGTACTCACGACATCTTCTATCCCACGCGTCACGCCGCTTAAAAGTCCACGTGTGTTTTGTGCCTTTTTCTATTGCTGCGCTGCTTCTGCAACGTTTGGTTTAATTTGTTACCGTTAATCTTTATTAACTTTTACCAGCTATGAAGCTTTAAAGTGGTGTGTAtctcttgatttattttttttttggtattctCTGCCCTAACACTGCCTGTTGCTGACTCACTTGCTCGTGTTTCTCCGTGCTTGATTTATCGCACCGCATGTAGGCAGACAGCACCAGCACTCGGTCTAGATACTAGCAAGGTCAGCATAAAGACACAGAGCCAACAGATGGACCGGGCTCACTCACACGCAGGTCCTCCGTAAATCTGGACACCCTGCTCAGTACGGTGCTTGGCAGCTCATGCTTAGACTCCCCCCCCACGTCCCCCCACCCAATACCATACGacttcccctcccctcctcctctcccccatccctccatctcctaACAGAGTGCATTGTTATTGTTGCATCTGCAGGGAGATGGGAGGTCAACACCAAAGGACTTTTCTGTGAGGCCAGGTGGACCCGACTCAGCACTCCCaggggaaaagagaaaacagaaaaagattaATATAGATGAAGCTGAAGGTAAATCccccttttccttctttctctctctctctctctctctttttttgttgttggtggatTTCTTAGCTTTGCTTCGCCTCGGGACTAACTGCTATCTTTGGAGGGTTATTTTCTCTGCCAGGTACgaggctgctgtgctgcatgttaaACCCGgctaatcctttttttttcttccaggcgCTCACCTGTTTGGAAAGTTTAAGTGAAAGAGCtcgtttgatttgttttttgcagaATTCTTTGAGCTGCTAAGCCGGGCACAGAGCACCCGAGCCAACGACCAGCGTGGACTCCTGAACAAAGACGACCTGGTGCTTCCCGACTTCCTGCGCCTAACTCCGCCCGACCTGGCATGTTCCACACCTGACTCGCTGAAACAAACCCGGGAGAACGGCGTCTCCTCACGGGGGGCCCTCACCTCTAGCCTTCGCTCAGAGAGCCTGGACTCCTCCCTCAGCTCCAGTGCCAATGGACACTCCGGGACCAGGCGGTGCTTGTTGCCCCCTCCTCGCCACCCGACTTTTGGCACCCACTTGTCCCCAATCTCCCGGCCCTCAGATTCCCGTCCAAGCCTCCGCACCGTGGAGGAGGACGCCCACGCGGACCTGACCCTCGTGGGGGAGGGCGACATCAGCAGCCCGAACAGCACCCTGCTGCCTCCGTCACCACCCTCCAAGTCATCCTTCGCGAGCAGCCTGCCCGAAGCCAACTTCACTCCGCCGCCACCCTGCTCCAACGCAGGTGGAGAGGGAAAGTCCAGTTCAGGTATTTCTACAGTGTAAACAACCCAGTGCTccgtgtgtttgcgtgtgtgtcgtatgtgcatgtgtgccctccctccctccctccccccggTGGTCTAAACCCGATCACCTTCATAGATATAAAACTCCCTCTACACTGACTCTGATGCACTTTAAATGACAAATTGATACTGACTCTTTCTCAGTTTGCcaactgattttgtttttttatattaaacttaGCAAAGCATGTAAGTGTAAATAGTGGATGTGTATATTTTGTTCAGTGAGTAACATTTACTTGGATGCCACAGATTGTTGGGTTATGACTTGGTGTTTCGTTTTTTAATCCagcaaaaatattcagttttattttgtagttttttgggGTGCATGAGAATGCTGGTGTAACCGATAGCAGAGCTTCTGAATATCAATAACATGTGCATACTGCATACGGATTGATGATCAATATCTGACAGTACTGTAGTCAGTGAATGTTGTGCTGGAGATTAGAATTCAGAACAATTGAAAGCGATGAGGTTAGCAGCTGTTTCCTGGCATCGCGGGTTCATCATGTACAATTAGAAAACCTCGTAGCAAAACCAGACCCATGACATTAATTCTGCAGCGATTGGATCTGCGGTCATCACAAAACAAATGCTGTATCCCTCTCCATCCCACCACCTTTTTTAGTTAAGAGCAATTCAACAATGTCAATGTCagagagcttttttttatttttttatttttttgtcttacaCAACTCTGTAAAACCAGTGAGTCATTTACGCTATCAGCTCCCGCTGTAGCAATTTGAGCAATGGTGAAAATAATTAGTCACCGTGGAGGACAAGTGCTCCTTAGCGCTGGTGACATTGTTGAATTGCCTGTCATTCTTTATCTGGGTCATTCACTCCCTCTCTACGTGCCTGTTGTAGATAATCACTGCCAATAAACTCTGTACCTGTGATTGAGTAGATCTAATAAATGTTAGAATTGGAAATCACTCTCGTCTGTCTTTTTACACGTTTGTTGAGCTCAGTTTTCTCGCCTCCTTTCAACCTCCGCCTCCCTTAGCTCTGTCTCatttttgtcttcctcctcctcctcatctccatcAAGCTCCCCACTCCTTTCTGTACTTTTTCTGTGTCGCGCTTGTTTCACGGGGGTGTCGCTGCTccgctgtgctgtgtgttttctgctccgGTGCGGTCTTGTTGAAACGTTGCTTGGTCTACCTTCTTGGTGTTTCGTCTCTTGACGGGTGGGGGGTCACCGCTTTGTCGTGTGTGGCTTTGTGACAAGCTTTTGTCAAACTTTTCTGTGTGGATTTCGTACAGATCGTTATCACCTCCTGCTGATGCTGATTTCATTTCCCATTTCCCCATCTTTACTTGTCATCACTCCTgcactgtgtttgtctcttgaGAAGTGGTGAATTGATTGGTGACGGTGTTTTCTACAGTAGATTTTGTTGAGTTGTTGTGTGAGGTCAAAAGCCGTGTTCAGGTAGACGACGCGCTTGGATTCTTGGCTTCAAAGAAAAACCCGGGGAGCCTTCTTTGAActccacacacagagagagaacgcTCAACATGTTTTCCAGCAACAAAACCAAACGATGAGTATCTTGCACGTCAAGGCACTTCACCCCGACCTCACTGCCTTGTATTAATAGCGGGGGCTTTAATGTAAGGTGATATGTACAcaagatgatgaggaggaatCAAAGCCTTTCAGCTCCTCCGCAGACTCGCTCCTCTTTTCTGGTTGCTAAGTGCATCAGCCTGATTCTTCCCACCACCGGGCGCCATGGTAACCTTATCCACGAGTTGACTGAGCTACAGATAGAAACTGTCACTACTggttttcatctctctctctctctgcctctctctcttcctcacagGAGCTAAAATAGAAACGTAGCTATGATTCGATgtacccattttttttttttttgatgcagCTCGCCACCGCGGGAATCCGTGAGGGACCTGCAATACATGGAAGTTAACAcgcctcctcctttttttaagaaactttaTGAAGTTGAATCTGGTTTGGAAAGTCGTGCTCACGGGGTTTTTAATAATAACGTGTTTTAGAGACATACACCCACCAAACAAGCCGGAGTTCATCAGTCCAAACGAGTTAACCATCGGTTCAGTAGCAATTATCCTCTTTTTACTCTGCCAGTCTGTCTGATTGCAGATGTCCCCCTCCACTTTGTGTATTAACCGTTAAACTGACGCCCCCTGCTGTTTCCAAGAGAACAGATCTATAATTGCTGCTGAGGTGGATCAACACAGTCGAGTTTGATTCTAAACACAGACGCATTGTTGccaggatggaggatggagtcCAGCTGCTTACACGAAGATATGAGGATAAAAAAGATATGGGAACTGATTTCTACTGTAAAGACACAACATGATAATGAAGGCTTTTGCGGGGGCACACTGATATTGCTTTTCCTCCTGCACTACGCCCTGACATCACTACCACCTAAAGCATCTAAAACAGTGACTTTATGGCAAGTAAAGTATAGTACCAAGGGTGTTTCTGGCTTTTTTTGGGGTAGTTTACCGTGTTTATGTGGAAtataatgtgtaaataagcCCCTTGTTAGATTGTTAAAATCAAAACCAGAGGGGCTTTGGTCTGTATTCACAAGCGAGAGCTGCTTCTCTGTGTTCCAACAATCATTTCTTAATTATGGCTCTAATCACTTCTTCCTGTCTGGCAGGCGTTTGGGCTCTGTAGGGATTGAGACATCCACTAGGGGGTGATATCACACAGTGTAACTCCATTCTTAATGAGTGGAGCTCAGAAATTAAGCTTCATAAGCAAAACTGGGAATAATTCTAGAAAGTATTAAGTTTacttttcctctctgcagtcagggTCAGAGATCAGTCGCTTTAAGGTTTTAATTCAGGTCCATATGGAGTGGATTAAAGGATTCCTGGGAGTAAATGGGATATTTATCTAATGACCAGGCTATCTTCAAAAAGTGCTTTGTAATGTAATGACTCAGCAGCACACACCTGAGGGACCATATGGTTCAATTTGCCTTCAGGCCTGCttcactttcttcctcttcctcctcatgcCTGTGTCAGCTCTCAAAGCTGGCAGCTTGCTGACCCCGGGCCAGCCTTATCATCCATCTGGCGGTCAGAGGAGGACGCGTCGCAGATCTTTTGGCAGTCAGCCTCTCAGTGAGGACTGTAGCTGGGTCCGTTCCAGTCTGGCAGGTCTGCTCAGCTCCCGGCTGCTGCCACGGCTGTGGGCAAGGCTCACCGCAGGAGGCAGGGCCATGTTAAACGGCTGtgtcaagacattttttttacacgtCACAGCAGGAGACAGCGAGCATGGCTGAATTATGACTTGCTGAAAACACTGATACACTGTGACATATTTAGTATTTTGGGGCTTTTTTGGTTACAATTGAACCGTCTGCCCTCACTAT
Above is a genomic segment from Larimichthys crocea isolate SSNF chromosome XIV, L_crocea_2.0, whole genome shotgun sequence containing:
- the rgs12a gene encoding regulator of G-protein signaling 12 isoform X3, with the protein product MEQTLTLNSSAASSDGDYSGVQLQGCCSQSSLNSNGSLTGAGSHRGVPEQRVASWAACFEHLLQDPVGVRYFSEFLKKEFSEENILFWQACEYFSQVPATDKKQLSQRAGEIYNSFLSSKATMPVNIDSQAQLADDVLTSPRPDMFKTQQLQIFNLMKFDSYSRFLKSPLYQECMRAEVDGRPLPDPYQIPCSPAPSKHSASSDRSTLSTPKKEVRKQRSGRSLNEDSRDESADKKRGMFFSWSRNRSFGKGPKKKEIGDINLDYWGSNGRRESQGSLSSGTSLEMATSCSAGKIESDNRHSVGVWERSSKHCSVMLPDGSCSSITLRPGASIREVLQDLCHGISVNIAAADLFLVGGEKPLVLDQDCMTLSSRDLRLEKRTLFRLDLVPINRSVGLKAKPTKPVTEVLRPVVAKYGLHLSDLVAKISGETKPLDLGAPISSLDGLRVVLERADPASGKDKSKSSSLKGHPPTRSFSATGDGRSTPKDFSVRPGGPDSALPGEKRKQKKINIDEAEEFFELLSRAQSTRANDQRGLLNKDDLVLPDFLRLTPPDLACSTPDSLKQTRENGVSSRGALTSSLRSESLDSSLSSSANGHSGTRRCLLPPPRHPTFGTHLSPISRPSDSRPSLRTVEEDAHADLTLVGEGDISSPNSTLLPPSPPSKSSFASSLPEANFTPPPPCSNAGGEGKSSSEGSTDPSSSNTKSPADRADAAQTVQEVMDVEGVHLEEGTPPLETSQGEDSELSLSFQGYVAELRQCQSKMRNAQMPHNGRNPPEGKDCTTDLYKATVV
- the rgs12a gene encoding regulator of G-protein signaling 12 isoform X2 — its product is MSLKKRLSFKRTWNFGTSAASSDGDYSGVQLQGCCSQSSLNSNGSLTGAGSHRGVPEQRVASWAACFEHLLQDPVGVRYFSEFLKKEFSEENILFWQACEYFSQVPATDKKQLSQRAGEIYNSFLSSKATMPVNIDSQAQLADDVLTSPRPDMFKTQQLQIFNLMKFDSYSRFLKSPLYQECMRAEVDGRPLPDPYQIPCSPAPSKHSASSDRSTLSTPKKEVRKQRSGRSLNEDSRDESADKKRGMFFSWSRNRSFGKGPKKKEIGDINLDYWGSNGRRESQGSLSSGTSLEMATSCSAGKIESDNRHSVGVWERSSKHCSVMLPDGSCSSITLRPGASIREVLQDLCHGISVNIAAADLFLVGGEKPLVLDQDCMTLSSRDLRLEKRTLFRLDLVPINRSVGLKAKPTKPVTEVLRPVVAKYGLHLSDLVAKISGETKPLDLGAPISSLDGLRVVLERADPASGKDKSKSSSLKGHPPTRSFSATGDGRSTPKDFSVRPGGPDSALPGEKRKQKKINIDEAEEFFELLSRAQSTRANDQRGLLNKDDLVLPDFLRLTPPDLACSTPDSLKQTRENGVSSRGALTSSLRSESLDSSLSSSANGHSGTRRCLLPPPRHPTFGTHLSPISRPSDSRPSLRTVEEDAHADLTLVGEGDISSPNSTLLPPSPPSKSSFASSLPEANFTPPPPCSNAGGEGKSSSEGSTDPSSSNTKSPADRADAAQTVQEVMDVEGVHLEEGTPPLETSQGEDSELSLSFQGYVAELRQCQSKMRNAQMPHNGRNPPEGKDCTTDLYKATVV